A window of the Yersinia rochesterensis genome harbors these coding sequences:
- a CDS encoding DUF413 domain-containing protein, whose translation MADSFITTNRFFDNKHYPRGFSRHGDFTIKEAQLLERHGYAFNELDLGKREPATEEEQLFVAVCRGEREPVSAEEKVWSKYVTRTRRPKRFHTLSGGKPQMDAVEDYTDSDD comes from the coding sequence ATGGCGGATAGCTTCATCACGACCAATCGTTTTTTTGATAATAAACATTATCCTCGCGGGTTCTCGCGTCACGGCGATTTCACCATTAAAGAGGCGCAATTACTAGAGCGCCACGGTTATGCTTTCAACGAGCTTGACCTCGGTAAACGCGAGCCTGCAACAGAAGAAGAACAGTTATTTGTTGCTGTTTGTCGCGGCGAGCGTGAGCCAGTCAGCGCCGAAGAAAAAGTCTGGTCTAAATATGTGACCCGGACCCGTCGGCCTAAACGTTTCCATACGCTGTCTGGCGGTAAACCGCAGATGGACGCAGTGGAAGATTATACTGATAGCGACGACTAA
- a CDS encoding YifB family Mg chelatase-like AAA ATPase, with protein sequence MSLATIHTRATLGIQAPAITVEAHISNGLPGFVLVGLPETTVKEARDRVRSALINSGFIFPAKRITVSLAPADLPKEGGRYDLPIALAILAASEQIPADKLAHYEFLGELALSGALRRVSGAIPAALASSHVHRQLILPSGNSLEIGLIAQGNSWVAENLLAVCGFLQEENTLAQGQRLEDVVDWDNRLDLQDIIGQSQAKRVLEITAAGGHNLLLLGPPGTGKTMLANRLTGLLPPLTEQEALETAAINGLLHSNELPAQWRCRAFRAPHHSASMAALIGGGSIPRPGEISLAHNGVLFLDELPEFERRVLDSLREPLESGEITISRAAAKVCFPAKVQLIAAMNPSPSGHYQGVHNRAPPQQILRYLAKLSGPFLDRFDLSIEVPLLPTGMLGAQRHQGEPSKTIRQRVLQARQRQLDRAGKINTQLNSQEIAEYCYLTPENTAFLEQVLLKLGLSVRAWHHILKVSRTIADLAQEDNIQKNHLSEALSYRCMDRLLLQLHKSLI encoded by the coding sequence ATGTCACTGGCAACTATTCATACCCGCGCCACATTAGGTATCCAGGCGCCCGCCATCACAGTTGAAGCTCATATTAGCAATGGGTTACCGGGATTCGTTTTAGTTGGATTACCGGAAACCACTGTGAAAGAGGCGCGGGATAGGGTTCGCAGCGCGCTGATTAACAGCGGCTTCATCTTTCCAGCTAAACGAATCACGGTCAGCTTGGCACCGGCAGATTTGCCCAAAGAAGGCGGCCGTTATGACCTGCCGATTGCTTTAGCGATATTAGCAGCGTCAGAGCAGATTCCTGCGGATAAATTAGCGCACTATGAGTTCTTGGGTGAACTCGCCTTATCGGGGGCGCTAAGACGTGTTAGCGGCGCAATTCCAGCCGCACTCGCCAGCAGCCATGTCCATCGACAATTAATTTTGCCGTCAGGGAACAGTCTCGAAATTGGATTGATAGCCCAAGGTAACAGCTGGGTCGCAGAAAACTTGCTCGCAGTATGCGGTTTTTTACAAGAGGAGAATACCCTAGCTCAGGGCCAACGCCTTGAAGATGTTGTCGATTGGGACAACCGCCTCGACCTACAAGATATCATCGGCCAATCACAAGCCAAACGCGTGCTGGAGATAACAGCGGCTGGTGGGCATAACCTGCTATTGCTCGGGCCTCCGGGGACGGGGAAAACCATGCTAGCAAATCGGCTAACTGGGCTACTGCCGCCACTGACGGAGCAAGAAGCACTGGAGACCGCAGCCATTAATGGCCTGCTACACAGTAATGAACTGCCCGCCCAATGGCGCTGCCGGGCTTTTCGCGCACCGCATCACAGCGCATCAATGGCCGCTCTGATTGGCGGAGGGTCAATTCCCCGTCCCGGCGAAATATCACTGGCACACAATGGGGTACTTTTTCTGGATGAGCTACCGGAGTTTGAACGCAGAGTACTGGATTCACTGCGCGAGCCACTGGAATCAGGCGAAATTACCATTTCCCGTGCAGCGGCTAAAGTTTGTTTTCCGGCTAAAGTACAGCTTATCGCCGCAATGAACCCTAGCCCTAGCGGGCATTATCAAGGTGTTCATAACCGAGCGCCGCCACAACAAATCCTGCGCTATCTGGCAAAATTGTCAGGCCCATTTTTGGACAGATTTGATTTGTCGATAGAAGTCCCGCTACTCCCGACAGGAATGCTCGGAGCACAAAGACATCAAGGAGAGCCAAGCAAAACCATCAGGCAGAGAGTATTACAGGCCAGGCAAAGGCAATTGGATAGAGCGGGGAAGATAAACACGCAACTTAACAGCCAGGAGATAGCTGAATATTGCTATTTAACACCTGAGAACACTGCTTTTCTGGAACAAGTTCTGCTGAAGCTCGGCCTGTCAGTCCGTGCGTGGCACCATATATTGAAAGTGTCACGAACCATTGCCGATCTAGCTCAGGAAGATAATATTCAAAAAAATCATCTTTCAGAGGCGCTAAGCTATCGTTGTATGGACCGATTGCTTTTGCAATTACATAAAAGCTTAATATAA
- the ilvL gene encoding ilv operon leader peptide — protein MKAIFQVINLVLISVVVIIIPPCGAALGRKKA, from the coding sequence ATGAAAGCGATTTTCCAAGTGATTAACCTAGTCCTAATTAGCGTGGTGGTGATTATTATCCCACCGTGCGGGGCTGCACTTGGACGAAAAAAGGCATAA
- the ilvG gene encoding acetolactate synthase 2 catalytic subunit — protein MNGAQWVVQALRAQGVSTVFGYPGGAIMPVYDALYDGGVEHLLCRHEQGAAIAAIGYARATGKVGVCIATSGPGATNLITGLADALLDSVPVIAITGQVGSALIGTDAFQEIDVLGLSLACTKHSFLVESLDALPGIMAEAFAIATSGRPGPVLIDIPKDIQLAVGELTPHLMPVEEYLVDSAAELQQALDMLATAKKPMLYVGGGVGMAQAVPALREFIEVTGIPAVATLKGLGAPDTEHPCYLGMLGMHGTKAANFAVQDCDLLIAVGARFDDRVTGKLNTFAAKAKVIHMDIDPAELGKLRQAHVALQGDLKVLLPALQQPLNIQPWRDEVMGLKHQHSWRYDHPGQAIYAPLLLKQISERKAPQTVVTTDVGQHQMWTAQHMNFTRPENFITSSGLGTMGFGVPAAVGAQMARPDDMVICVSGDGSFMMNVQELGTIKRKQLPLKIVLLDNQRLGMVRQWQQLFFDGRYSETNLSDNPDFITLASAFNIPGQRITRKDQVDAALDALFNSEGPYLLQVSIDELENVWPLVPPGAGNETMLEKIS, from the coding sequence ATGAATGGTGCTCAGTGGGTGGTTCAAGCGTTGCGTGCGCAGGGTGTTAGTACAGTATTCGGCTATCCGGGCGGGGCGATTATGCCGGTCTACGATGCTTTGTATGATGGCGGTGTCGAGCATCTGCTCTGCCGCCATGAGCAGGGCGCTGCCATTGCTGCTATTGGTTATGCGCGTGCAACCGGTAAAGTTGGGGTGTGTATTGCCACTTCCGGCCCCGGAGCCACTAATCTGATCACCGGTTTGGCGGATGCTTTACTGGATTCTGTGCCGGTTATTGCTATCACCGGCCAAGTCGGTTCTGCATTAATCGGCACTGATGCTTTTCAGGAAATTGATGTTTTAGGTCTGTCTCTGGCCTGTACCAAACACAGTTTTTTAGTTGAATCATTGGATGCGCTGCCGGGCATCATGGCGGAAGCATTTGCCATCGCGACCAGTGGCCGCCCCGGCCCCGTTTTAATTGATATCCCGAAAGATATTCAGTTGGCCGTGGGTGAGTTGACCCCACACCTGATGCCAGTTGAAGAGTATCTCGTTGATTCTGCGGCTGAATTACAACAAGCTTTAGATATGCTGGCGACGGCAAAAAAGCCGATGCTGTATGTTGGCGGCGGTGTTGGAATGGCGCAGGCGGTTCCGGCTTTACGCGAGTTTATCGAGGTGACGGGCATTCCTGCCGTGGCCACGCTGAAAGGATTAGGCGCACCGGACACCGAGCACCCTTGTTATCTGGGGATGTTGGGGATGCATGGTACTAAAGCGGCGAATTTCGCCGTGCAGGATTGTGATTTATTGATAGCGGTTGGCGCGCGTTTTGATGATCGGGTGACTGGCAAGTTGAATACATTTGCTGCGAAAGCCAAAGTTATCCATATGGATATCGACCCGGCCGAGCTGGGTAAATTGCGTCAGGCGCACGTCGCGTTGCAGGGCGATTTGAAAGTGTTGTTGCCTGCTTTGCAGCAACCGCTGAACATTCAGCCGTGGCGTGATGAGGTTATGGGCTTAAAACACCAGCATAGCTGGCGTTATGATCACCCTGGCCAGGCAATTTATGCTCCGTTATTGTTGAAGCAAATTTCTGAGCGCAAAGCTCCACAGACCGTGGTGACCACCGACGTGGGCCAGCACCAGATGTGGACGGCGCAGCATATGAACTTTACCCGCCCTGAGAATTTTATCACTTCCAGCGGCTTGGGCACGATGGGCTTTGGCGTACCCGCGGCTGTTGGCGCACAAATGGCCCGCCCGGATGATATGGTCATCTGTGTCTCCGGTGACGGCTCGTTTATGATGAATGTGCAGGAGCTGGGCACCATAAAACGAAAACAGTTGCCGCTGAAAATCGTTTTGTTGGATAACCAACGCTTGGGTATGGTAAGGCAATGGCAGCAACTGTTTTTTGATGGGCGTTACAGCGAAACCAATCTTTCTGACAACCCCGATTTTATCACTCTGGCCAGTGCTTTTAATATTCCTGGCCAACGAATCACCCGCAAAGACCAAGTCGACGCCGCTCTGGATGCGCTGTTTAACAGCGAAGGCCCTTATCTGCTCCAGGTTTCCATCGACGAACTCGAAAACGTTTGGCCGTTAGTGCCGCCAGGCGCAGGTAATGAAACCATGCTGGAGAAAATCTCATGA
- the ilvM gene encoding acetolactate synthase 2 small subunit, whose product MHHQLSIQHQISIQARFRPEMLERVLRVVRHRGFQVCAMNMSPMINAENVNIELTVASQRPVDLLSSQLSKLMDVACVEILQPNTLQIRA is encoded by the coding sequence ATGCACCACCAACTCTCTATCCAACATCAAATCTCTATCCAAGCCCGCTTCCGCCCTGAAATGTTAGAGCGTGTATTGCGGGTTGTGCGGCACCGCGGCTTTCAGGTTTGTGCTATGAATATGTCGCCAATGATTAATGCTGAGAATGTTAATATTGAATTGACCGTTGCCAGCCAGCGCCCTGTCGATTTACTGTCTTCACAGCTGAGCAAGCTTATGGATGTCGCCTGCGTCGAGATCCTACAACCTAATACATTACAGATACGCGCCTGA